A genomic region of Serratia fonticola contains the following coding sequences:
- the purL gene encoding phosphoribosylformylglycinamidine synthase, whose translation MMEILRGSPALSAFRITKLLSRCQDAQLPISDIYAEYVHFADVSAPLSAEEHAKLQRLLKYGPSLAEHAPEGRLLLVTPRPGTISPWSSKATDIAHNCGLAKVIRLERGLAFYVTAPTLTGAQWQQLATLLHDRMMETVFGELQQAEKLFSHHQPAPYQTVDVLGQGRSALEQANIKLGLALAQDEIDYLLAAFTGLGRNPTDIELYMFAQANSEHCRHKIFNADWIIDGEQQPKSLFKMIKNTFEQTPDYVLSAYKDNAAVMEGSQVGRFFAAPENGLYDYHQEEAHILMKVETHNHPTAISPWPGAATGSGGEIRDEGATGRGAKPKAGLVGFSVSNLRIPGFEQPWEQDFGKPERIVTALDIMTEGPLGGAAFNNEFGRPALVGYFRTYEERVNSHNGVELRGYHKPIMLAGGLGNIRADHVQKGEITVGAKLVVLGGPAMNIGLGGGAASSMASGQSDADLDFASVQRDNPEMERRCQEVIDRCWQLGASNPILFIHDVGAGGLSNAMPELVSDGGRGGRFELRDILNDEPGMSPLEVWCNESQERYVLAVAPQQMAQFDEICRRERAPYAVIGEATEERHLTLNDRHFDNQPIDMPLDVLLGKTPKMTRDVKRQQASGQALQREGITVADAVKRVLHLPAVAEKTFLITIGDRTVTGMVARDQMVGPWQIPVADCAVTTASLDSYYGEAMSIGERAPVALLDFAASARLAVGEALTNLAATEIGSLKRVKLSANWMAAAGHPGEDAGLYEAVKAVGEELCPALGITIPVGKDSMSMKTRWQEGNEQREMTSPLSLVITAFARVEDVRHTVTPQLRTDKGDTALLLIDLGNGHNALGATALAQVYRQLGDKPADVRNVEQLAGFFNAMQQLVAEGALLAYHDRSDGGLLVTLAEMAFAGHCGVEVDIQALGNDALAALFNEELGAVIQVPADQLEAVQQVFAQQGLTDNVHHLGQVQSGDRFVITSGGKTVYSESRNTLRTWWAETTWQMQRLRDNPACADQEHQAKQDDRDPGLNVKLTFAPDEDIAAPYIAKGARPKVAVLREQGVNSHVEMAAAFHRAGFDAVDVHMSDLLEGRRDLQAFHTLVACGGFSYGDVLGAGEGWAKSILFNNRVRDEFADFFHRPQTLALGVCNGCQMMSNLRELIPGAEHWPRFVRNLSDRFEARFSLVEVAASPSLFMQGMAGSRMPIAVSHGEGHVEVRDAAHLAALEHHGLVALRFVDNHGQVTEAYPANPNGSPNGITAVTSSNGRATVMMPHPERVFRTVSNSWHPQEWGEDSPWVRMFRNARKQLG comes from the coding sequence ATTATGGAAATACTGCGTGGTTCGCCCGCTTTGTCGGCTTTTCGTATTACCAAACTGCTGTCCCGCTGCCAGGACGCTCAACTCCCGATCAGTGATATCTACGCCGAATACGTCCACTTTGCCGATGTCAGCGCGCCGCTAAGTGCCGAGGAGCATGCCAAACTGCAGCGGCTGCTTAAATATGGTCCTTCTCTCGCTGAACATGCCCCCGAAGGTCGCCTGCTGTTGGTGACACCACGTCCGGGCACCATTTCTCCCTGGTCTTCCAAAGCCACTGACATTGCGCACAACTGTGGATTGGCAAAGGTGATCCGCCTGGAGCGCGGTCTGGCATTCTATGTCACGGCACCGACGTTGACCGGCGCCCAGTGGCAGCAGCTTGCCACTTTGCTGCATGACCGCATGATGGAAACGGTGTTCGGCGAACTGCAACAGGCGGAAAAACTGTTCTCTCACCATCAGCCTGCGCCGTACCAGACGGTGGATGTGCTAGGCCAAGGGCGCAGTGCGCTAGAGCAGGCCAATATCAAACTGGGTTTGGCGTTGGCACAGGACGAGATCGACTATCTGCTGGCGGCCTTTACCGGGCTGGGGCGCAACCCAACAGATATTGAACTGTATATGTTCGCGCAGGCTAACTCCGAACATTGCCGGCACAAAATTTTCAATGCCGATTGGATCATCGATGGCGAACAGCAGCCAAAATCGCTGTTCAAAATGATCAAGAATACCTTTGAGCAGACACCGGACTACGTGCTTTCTGCTTATAAAGATAACGCGGCAGTGATGGAAGGCTCGCAGGTGGGCCGCTTCTTCGCTGCGCCGGAAAATGGTCTGTATGACTATCATCAGGAAGAAGCGCATATCCTGATGAAAGTGGAGACCCATAACCACCCGACCGCGATTTCACCTTGGCCAGGGGCGGCTACCGGTTCCGGTGGTGAAATCCGTGACGAAGGGGCAACGGGCCGTGGTGCGAAACCGAAAGCCGGTCTGGTCGGGTTCTCGGTATCCAACCTGCGTATTCCTGGTTTTGAACAACCGTGGGAGCAGGATTTTGGCAAACCGGAGCGTATTGTTACCGCACTGGACATCATGACCGAGGGCCCATTAGGCGGTGCCGCCTTCAACAACGAGTTTGGTCGTCCAGCGCTGGTGGGGTATTTCCGTACTTACGAAGAACGCGTTAACAGCCATAACGGCGTTGAGCTGCGTGGCTACCACAAACCGATCATGCTGGCTGGTGGTCTGGGTAACATCCGTGCCGATCATGTGCAGAAAGGTGAGATCACCGTGGGGGCTAAACTGGTCGTGTTGGGTGGCCCGGCAATGAATATCGGTCTGGGTGGCGGCGCGGCCTCATCCATGGCCTCTGGCCAGTCTGACGCCGATCTCGATTTCGCTTCGGTACAGCGTGATAACCCGGAAATGGAACGTCGCTGTCAGGAAGTGATTGACCGTTGCTGGCAACTGGGCGCGAGTAACCCGATTCTGTTCATCCACGATGTTGGGGCAGGCGGCCTGTCGAACGCAATGCCGGAACTGGTCAGCGACGGTGGTCGTGGTGGCCGTTTCGAGCTGCGTGACATTCTCAACGATGAACCAGGCATGAGCCCGCTGGAAGTGTGGTGTAACGAATCTCAGGAACGTTATGTGCTGGCCGTTGCGCCGCAACAGATGGCCCAATTTGACGAAATCTGCCGTCGTGAGCGCGCGCCTTATGCGGTGATTGGCGAAGCCACGGAAGAGCGCCATCTGACCCTCAACGATCGTCACTTTGACAACCAGCCGATCGATATGCCGTTGGATGTGTTGCTGGGCAAAACCCCCAAAATGACCCGAGACGTTAAACGCCAGCAGGCGAGCGGCCAAGCGCTGCAACGTGAAGGGATCACAGTGGCCGATGCGGTGAAACGTGTACTGCATCTGCCCGCCGTAGCAGAGAAAACCTTCCTGATCACCATTGGTGACCGTACTGTGACCGGCATGGTAGCGCGCGATCAGATGGTGGGCCCATGGCAGATCCCGGTTGCCGACTGCGCCGTGACCACCGCCAGCCTGGACAGCTATTACGGTGAAGCGATGTCGATCGGGGAGCGTGCGCCCGTCGCGTTGCTGGACTTTGCCGCATCAGCCCGCTTGGCGGTGGGGGAAGCGTTGACTAACCTGGCAGCGACGGAAATCGGCTCACTCAAGCGCGTGAAACTGTCTGCCAACTGGATGGCTGCAGCGGGCCACCCAGGGGAAGATGCCGGGCTGTATGAAGCGGTGAAAGCGGTGGGGGAAGAACTTTGCCCTGCGCTGGGGATCACCATCCCGGTGGGTAAAGACTCCATGTCGATGAAAACCCGCTGGCAGGAAGGGAATGAACAGCGTGAAATGACCTCCCCGCTGTCGCTGGTGATTACGGCATTTGCCCGTGTAGAAGATGTCCGTCATACCGTGACGCCACAGTTGCGTACCGACAAGGGGGACACCGCATTGTTGCTCATCGATCTGGGCAATGGCCACAATGCGCTGGGGGCTACGGCACTGGCACAGGTTTATCGTCAGCTCGGTGACAAGCCAGCCGATGTGCGCAATGTCGAGCAATTGGCAGGTTTCTTCAACGCGATGCAGCAATTGGTCGCGGAGGGGGCGCTATTGGCCTATCACGACCGTTCCGATGGCGGCCTACTGGTGACATTGGCTGAAATGGCATTTGCTGGCCACTGTGGTGTGGAAGTGGATATTCAGGCGTTGGGTAACGATGCGCTTGCTGCATTGTTCAACGAAGAGCTGGGGGCGGTGATTCAGGTGCCAGCAGACCAGTTGGAGGCTGTTCAGCAAGTGTTTGCCCAACAGGGCCTGACAGACAATGTGCATCATCTTGGCCAGGTGCAGAGTGGCGATCGTTTCGTGATCACCAGCGGGGGTAAAACGGTATATAGCGAAAGCCGCAATACTCTGCGTACCTGGTGGGCAGAAACGACCTGGCAGATGCAGCGCCTGCGTGACAACCCGGCCTGTGCCGACCAGGAACATCAGGCCAAGCAGGATGACCGCGATCCAGGCCTGAACGTTAAGCTGACGTTTGCGCCAGATGAAGATATTGCCGCACCTTATATTGCCAAGGGCGCGCGTCCAAAAGTCGCAGTGTTACGTGAACAAGGGGTTAACTCCCACGTTGAGATGGCGGCGGCTTTCCATCGCGCCGGTTTTGATGCGGTGGACGTACACATGAGCGATCTGCTGGAAGGACGTCGCGATCTGCAAGCGTTCCATACGCTGGTTGCCTGCGGCGGCTTCTCTTATGGTGACGTGCTGGGGGCCGGTGAAGGGTGGGCGAAATCGATTCTGTTCAACAATCGCGTACGCGATGAGTTTGCCGATTTCTTCCATCGCCCGCAGACCTTGGCATTGGGGGTGTGCAACGGTTGCCAGATGATGTCCAACCTGCGCGAACTGATCCCTGGGGCCGAGCACTGGCCGCGCTTTGTGCGCAACCTGTCAGACCGTTTCGAAGCGCGTTTCAGCCTGGTGGAAGTGGCAGCCAGCCCGTCGCTGTTTATGCAGGGCATGGCGGGCTCACGGATGCCCATCGCGGTGTCTCATGGTGAAGGGCATGTCGAAGTGCGCGATGCGGCGCATTTGGCAGCGTTGGAACATCATGGTCTGGTTGCATTACGCTTTGTGGACAACCATGGGCAAGTGACCGAGGCCTATCCGGCTAACCCGAATGGTTCACCTAATGGGATCACGGCAGTGACCAGCAGCAACGGTCGTGCCACGGTGATGATGCCGCATCCTGAGCGCGTATTCCGTACCGTCAGCAACTCTTGGCATCCACAAGAGTGGGGCGAAGATAGCCCTTGGGTGCGCATGTTCCGCAACGCACGCAAGCAATTGGGGTAA
- a CDS encoding sensor histidine kinase: MISLKRWRLFPRSLRQLVVMAFLLVLLPLLVLAYQAYQSLDHLSAQAADINRTTLVDARRSEAMTSVALEMERSYRQYCVLVDPTLERLYQNQRKQYSQMLDAHAPILPDERYYQTLRGLLTQLATIKCQSSGPDKDSSLLLESFSRSNAEMVQATRSVIFSRGQQLQQAIAERGQYFGWQALLLFLVSVLLVVLFTRMIIGPVKAVERMINRLGEGRPIGMTASFKGPRELRSLAQRIIWLSERLAWLESQRHEFLRHISHELKTPLASMREGTELLADEVAGPLTSDQKEVVAILDQSSRHLQQLIEQLLDYNRKLADGPSEHENVELEELVDMVVAAHSLPARAKMIRTEVKLEAEICWAEPTLLMRVLDNLYSNAVHYGKESGNIWIRSRQVGQRVQIDVANTGTPIPEAEQAMIFEPFFQGSHQRKGAVKGSGLGLSIAQDCIRRMRGELKLVNIADADVCFRIELPLTAENE, encoded by the coding sequence ATGATTTCTTTGAAAAGATGGCGTCTATTCCCGCGTTCGCTGCGTCAACTGGTCGTGATGGCGTTTCTGTTGGTGCTGTTACCCCTGCTGGTACTGGCTTATCAGGCCTATCAGAGTCTGGATCATCTCAGCGCGCAGGCGGCTGATATTAACCGCACTACCTTGGTGGATGCCCGGCGCAGTGAGGCCATGACCAGCGTCGCGTTGGAAATGGAGCGCAGCTACCGCCAATATTGTGTGCTGGTAGACCCTACGCTGGAGCGCTTATATCAGAACCAGCGCAAACAGTATTCACAGATGCTGGATGCCCATGCCCCGATCCTGCCGGATGAGCGTTACTATCAGACACTGCGAGGCCTGCTGACCCAGCTTGCCACGATCAAGTGCCAGAGCAGCGGGCCCGATAAAGACTCGTCGCTGTTGCTGGAGTCATTCTCACGATCCAATGCGGAAATGGTGCAGGCCACGCGTAGCGTTATTTTCTCCCGTGGCCAGCAGTTGCAGCAGGCGATCGCTGAACGTGGTCAGTACTTTGGCTGGCAGGCCTTGCTGCTGTTTCTGGTCAGCGTGCTGTTGGTAGTGCTGTTTACCCGCATGATTATCGGGCCAGTCAAGGCCGTTGAGCGTATGATTAACCGCCTGGGGGAAGGGCGACCTATCGGGATGACCGCTTCCTTTAAAGGTCCGCGTGAGCTCCGTTCGTTGGCGCAACGCATTATCTGGCTGAGCGAGCGCCTGGCGTGGCTGGAATCGCAGCGTCATGAATTCTTGCGTCATATCTCCCATGAGCTGAAAACGCCGCTGGCCAGCATGCGTGAAGGCACCGAACTGTTGGCGGATGAAGTGGCGGGCCCGTTGACCTCCGACCAAAAAGAGGTGGTGGCAATCCTCGATCAGAGTAGCCGCCATCTGCAACAGCTGATTGAACAACTGCTGGATTACAACCGCAAACTGGCGGATGGGCCGTCGGAACATGAAAATGTCGAGTTGGAAGAACTGGTCGATATGGTGGTTGCTGCCCACAGTTTGCCAGCGCGCGCCAAGATGATCCGTACGGAAGTCAAACTTGAGGCGGAAATCTGCTGGGCAGAGCCTACGCTATTAATGCGCGTGCTGGATAATCTCTACTCCAATGCGGTGCACTACGGCAAGGAATCCGGTAACATTTGGATCCGCAGCCGTCAGGTGGGACAACGGGTGCAGATTGATGTCGCTAATACCGGAACCCCGATCCCGGAAGCGGAGCAAGCCATGATTTTTGAGCCTTTTTTCCAGGGAAGTCACCAGCGAAAAGGGGCTGTTAAAGGAAGCGGGCTAGGGTTGAGCATCGCGCAGGACTGTATTCGCCGAATGCGCGGCGAACTGAAACTGGTTAACATCGCTGATGCCGATGTCTGCTTCCGTATTGAATTGCCATTAACCGCCGAGAATGAATAA
- the tadA gene encoding tRNA adenosine(34) deaminase TadA has product MNEYSDEYWMRQALNLALRAQEEGEVPVGALLVLDNQVIGEGWNRPIGRHDPTAHAEIMALRQGGTVLQNYRLLNATLYVTLEPCVMCAGAMVHSRIRRLVYGAADEKTGAAGSLVDILRHPGMNHQVEIVSGVLAEECAATLSNFFRLRREQKKAMKRAGKDPQ; this is encoded by the coding sequence ATGAATGAATACAGTGATGAGTATTGGATGCGTCAGGCATTAAATCTGGCTCTGCGTGCTCAGGAAGAAGGCGAGGTGCCGGTGGGTGCGCTGCTGGTGCTGGATAACCAGGTCATTGGTGAAGGTTGGAACCGGCCGATTGGCCGTCACGATCCCACCGCTCATGCCGAAATTATGGCGTTGCGGCAGGGGGGAACCGTGTTACAGAATTATCGGCTGCTGAATGCAACACTCTATGTCACGCTGGAGCCCTGCGTTATGTGTGCGGGAGCCATGGTGCACAGCCGCATTCGCCGCCTGGTGTATGGTGCTGCCGATGAGAAAACCGGGGCCGCCGGTTCTTTGGTCGATATTTTGCGTCATCCGGGCATGAATCATCAGGTGGAAATCGTCTCGGGCGTGTTGGCAGAAGAGTGCGCCGCCACGCTCAGCAATTTTTTCCGTTTGCGCCGTGAACAGAAAAAGGCCATGAAACGGGCCGGAAAGGACCCGCAGTAA
- the qseG gene encoding two-component system QseEF-associated lipoprotein QseG, whose product MYTGSKRAHLPQTEGSPRVSQRVPLGKNSLSFLGTILFAPFLLVGCTDRAVSSDLAQQQQEAIPDTKVVDYRIAPCDTLWQIDEKEALENSLYWLRAMDCADRIGSTQARALSKTLLGSNWHSIFKQSILLGSAEPSSAERRQMIDRLNSYRLEFPNSLRPLLQLWRQQQALQITLFDERARYQHLQESSDNQIDLLRQNQIRLQSELQETSRKLENLTDIERQLSSRKQLQSEIPESSTAQPKTDAAGKPAAPAKTAEPEPAQETGTALPVESEDTYTPPSVHKESPAQ is encoded by the coding sequence ATGTATACAGGGTCTAAACGCGCTCATCTACCGCAGACCGAAGGTTCACCGCGTGTCTCTCAACGCGTACCGCTCGGCAAAAATTCGCTTTCTTTTTTGGGCACCATCCTGTTTGCCCCGTTTTTGCTGGTGGGGTGTACCGATCGTGCCGTCAGTAGTGACTTGGCTCAGCAACAGCAGGAAGCCATTCCGGATACCAAGGTGGTGGACTACCGCATTGCTCCTTGTGACACGTTGTGGCAGATAGATGAAAAAGAAGCCTTGGAAAACTCCCTCTATTGGCTGCGAGCGATGGACTGTGCCGATCGTATTGGCTCCACCCAGGCCCGCGCATTGTCGAAAACGCTGCTGGGGAGCAACTGGCACAGCATTTTCAAACAAAGTATTTTACTGGGCAGCGCTGAGCCGTCCTCAGCCGAGCGGCGCCAGATGATCGATCGTCTGAACAGCTATCGCCTTGAGTTCCCTAATTCGCTGCGCCCGTTGCTGCAACTGTGGCGCCAGCAGCAGGCGTTGCAAATTACGCTGTTCGATGAACGTGCGCGTTACCAGCACCTACAAGAAAGTTCAGACAACCAGATAGATCTGTTGCGTCAGAACCAGATCCGCCTGCAGAGCGAGCTACAGGAGACCTCGCGTAAGCTGGAAAACCTGACCGATATCGAGCGCCAGCTTTCGTCACGCAAGCAATTACAGAGTGAAATACCTGAAAGCAGCACCGCACAACCTAAAACCGATGCGGCAGGCAAACCCGCGGCACCGGCCAAAACGGCTGAGCCTGAACCGGCGCAAGAAACAGGTACCGCACTGCCGGTTGAATCGGAAGATACTTACACGCCGCCATCTGTTCACAAGGAGTCTCCAGCGCAATGA
- a CDS encoding DUF2157 domain-containing protein, protein MNISKKNATVVRKALSSWVNEGVLTEQQQQQLLQNMQVQPFDWRRLARYAFLAALASLVIAITSLFTDSWLLYQLGELFRFDAPVRMIIAALLATLTYIWALRRRLRHPDKRYSNEAILFIAVLLTACALWQLGVWLDNGSGRVSVLLMLAAILYGVIGWFSRSGLVWWFALLSLGNAFGAETGYLSGWGAYWLGMSYPIRFIAFGMVLIAAALVLQPTLARHGLERVSLAMGLLYLFIALWLLSIFGNYGDLDHWYNVRQIELFHWSLLFGLVAAAAIWLGLKRDDGMLRGFGLTFLAINLYTRFFEFFWDSMPKAVFFVVLGLSLWALGHYAEKIWQLGRKPHDIADE, encoded by the coding sequence ATGAACATCAGCAAGAAGAATGCCACGGTGGTCCGTAAAGCGCTTAGCAGTTGGGTGAACGAAGGTGTGCTGACTGAACAGCAGCAACAGCAACTGCTGCAAAATATGCAGGTACAACCTTTCGATTGGCGGCGTCTGGCTCGTTATGCGTTCCTGGCAGCACTGGCCTCGCTGGTGATCGCCATCACCAGTCTGTTTACCGACAGCTGGCTGCTTTACCAGCTCGGCGAACTGTTCCGTTTTGATGCCCCTGTACGTATGATCATTGCCGCTTTACTGGCCACATTGACTTACATTTGGGCACTGCGTCGCCGTTTACGCCATCCCGACAAACGTTACAGCAATGAAGCAATACTGTTTATTGCTGTCCTGCTTACCGCATGTGCACTGTGGCAATTGGGAGTCTGGCTGGATAACGGCAGTGGGAGGGTCTCCGTTCTGCTGATGCTGGCCGCCATACTGTATGGCGTGATTGGCTGGTTCAGCCGCTCCGGGCTGGTTTGGTGGTTTGCGCTGCTATCTCTCGGCAATGCGTTTGGGGCAGAAACCGGCTATCTGTCTGGTTGGGGAGCGTACTGGCTGGGCATGAGCTACCCGATCCGCTTTATTGCCTTCGGTATGGTCCTAATCGCAGCCGCTCTAGTGTTACAACCCACACTTGCCAGACACGGCCTGGAGAGGGTTTCGCTGGCCATGGGCCTGCTGTATCTGTTTATTGCGCTGTGGCTGCTTTCCATCTTTGGCAATTACGGCGATCTGGACCACTGGTACAACGTACGCCAAATCGAGTTATTCCACTGGAGCCTACTGTTTGGCCTGGTTGCCGCCGCCGCCATCTGGCTTGGGTTAAAACGTGACGACGGCATGTTACGTGGCTTCGGGCTAACCTTTCTCGCGATCAATCTGTATACCCGCTTCTTTGAGTTCTTCTGGGACAGCATGCCAAAGGCGGTCTTCTTTGTGGTGCTGGGGCTAAGCCTGTGGGCATTGGGCCACTATGCGGAAAAGATCTGGCAGTTGGGTCGCAAACCTCATGACATCGCCGACGAATAG
- the mltF gene encoding membrane-bound lytic murein transglycosylase MltF codes for MKRLKINYFLIGVVALLLALALWPNISWRGGLGGQLEAIKARGELRVSTLNSPLTYFTTPQGPSGLDYELAKSFANYLGVKLVVIPHQNINDLFDDLDDDNADLLAAGLIYNRDRLSRASTGPAYYSVSQQVVYRLGTARPKTFTDMKGKLAVASGSAHVSTLKQLKQSKYPNLSWESSSDLTSKELLEKVADGKLDYTIGDSVTIALLQRIHPQLAVAFDVTDEEPVTWYLKRDNDHSLYAALLDFYSQRVEDGTLARLEEKYLGHVGSFDYVDTKTFLSAIDSVLPTFQSLFEKYANEIDWKLLAAIAYQESHWNPQATSPTGVRGLMMLTRATADGLGVNDRLDPEESIQGGALYLQRLMAKIPDTVPEDERIWFALAAYNMGWGHMLDARKLTKSQQGNPDSWVDVKQRLPMLSQKRYYPSLTYGYARGREAYNYVENIRRYQVSLVGYLQEKEKKAAREAAQQAELARGYPAVESKLALNH; via the coding sequence TTGAAACGCCTAAAAATAAATTACTTTCTAATCGGTGTTGTTGCCCTGCTTTTGGCGCTGGCCCTGTGGCCCAATATCTCCTGGCGTGGGGGATTGGGTGGCCAGCTTGAAGCCATTAAAGCGCGGGGAGAACTGCGTGTAAGCACGTTAAACTCACCGTTAACCTATTTCACTACCCCACAAGGACCGAGTGGCCTTGATTATGAGTTGGCGAAGAGCTTTGCCAACTACCTGGGCGTGAAGCTGGTGGTGATCCCGCATCAAAATATCAACGACCTGTTTGACGATCTGGATGATGACAATGCCGATCTGCTCGCCGCCGGGTTGATCTATAATCGGGATCGTCTCAGTCGTGCCAGCACCGGCCCGGCTTACTACTCCGTCTCGCAGCAGGTGGTCTACCGGCTGGGCACCGCACGTCCCAAAACCTTTACAGATATGAAAGGTAAGCTGGCGGTGGCCTCCGGCTCGGCACACGTCAGTACGTTAAAACAGCTCAAACAGAGCAAATACCCGAATTTGAGTTGGGAGTCCTCCAGCGATCTTACCTCCAAAGAACTGTTGGAGAAGGTAGCTGATGGCAAGCTGGACTACACCATTGGCGACTCGGTGACGATTGCTCTGTTGCAGCGCATCCATCCGCAACTTGCCGTTGCCTTTGATGTCACAGACGAAGAACCGGTGACCTGGTACCTGAAGCGCGATAACGATCACAGCCTGTATGCCGCACTGCTGGACTTCTATAGCCAACGGGTAGAAGACGGCACTCTGGCGCGGCTGGAAGAGAAGTATCTGGGCCATGTGGGCAGCTTCGACTATGTTGACACCAAGACCTTCCTGTCGGCCATCGATTCCGTACTGCCGACCTTCCAATCGCTGTTTGAAAAATATGCCAATGAAATTGACTGGAAACTGTTAGCCGCAATCGCCTATCAGGAATCCCACTGGAATCCGCAAGCCACCTCTCCGACCGGGGTACGGGGCTTGATGATGCTGACAAGAGCCACCGCCGATGGCCTGGGCGTTAACGACAGGCTGGATCCGGAAGAGAGTATCCAGGGAGGAGCGCTCTATCTGCAACGCCTGATGGCAAAAATCCCGGATACGGTGCCGGAAGATGAGCGTATCTGGTTCGCACTGGCCGCTTACAACATGGGGTGGGGCCATATGCTGGATGCACGCAAGCTGACCAAATCCCAGCAAGGCAATCCTGACAGTTGGGTCGATGTGAAACAGCGCCTGCCGATGCTCAGCCAGAAACGCTACTACCCCTCGCTCACCTACGGCTATGCCCGCGGACGAGAAGCCTATAACTATGTGGAGAATATCCGCCGTTATCAGGTCAGTCTGGTTGGCTATCTACAAGAAAAAGAGAAGAAGGCTGCACGGGAAGCAGCCCAGCAGGCCGAACTGGCCCGAGGATATCCCGCGGTAGAGTCGAAACTGGCGCTCAACCACTGA
- the glrR gene encoding two-component system response regulator GlrR: MTARKPANLLLVDDDPSLLKLLGMRLTSEGFHVTTAESGQEALRLLAREKIDLVISDLRMDEMDGMALFAEIQKYQPGMPVIILTAHGSIPDAVAATQQGVFSFLTKPVDRDALYKAIDEALSLSIPAGDDSWREDFVTRSPIMLRLLEQAKMVAQSDVSVLINGQSGTGKEVLAQAIHSASPRAKKAFIAINCGALPEQLLESELFGHAKGAFTGAVSSREGLFQAAAGGTLFLDEIGDMPLSLQVKLLRVLQERKVRPLGSNRDLDIDVRIISATHRDLPKAMAKNEFREDLYYRLNVVNLKIPALNERAEDIPLLANHLLRESAQRHKPFVRSFSSDAMKRLMTASWPGNVRQLVNVIEQCVALTSAPVIGEALVEQALEGENTALPTFVEARNQFELHYLRKLLQITKGNVTQAARMAGRNRTEFYKLLSRHELDANDFKE; the protein is encoded by the coding sequence ATGACAGCTCGCAAACCGGCCAATCTTCTGTTGGTTGACGATGATCCCAGTCTGCTTAAGCTGCTGGGGATGCGCCTGACCAGCGAAGGTTTCCACGTCACTACCGCAGAAAGTGGCCAGGAGGCATTACGCCTGCTGGCCCGAGAAAAGATCGATCTGGTGATCAGTGACCTGCGCATGGATGAAATGGACGGCATGGCGCTGTTTGCAGAAATCCAGAAGTATCAGCCGGGGATGCCGGTGATTATTCTGACCGCGCATGGCTCTATTCCTGATGCGGTAGCCGCGACTCAGCAGGGAGTATTCAGCTTTCTCACCAAGCCGGTCGATCGCGATGCCTTGTACAAAGCGATTGATGAAGCGCTGTCGCTATCGATACCGGCCGGAGACGATAGCTGGCGTGAGGATTTTGTCACCCGTAGCCCGATTATGTTGCGGCTGCTGGAACAAGCGAAGATGGTGGCCCAGTCTGACGTCAGCGTGTTGATTAACGGCCAGAGCGGCACCGGTAAAGAAGTACTGGCGCAGGCCATTCACAGTGCCAGCCCGCGGGCAAAAAAAGCCTTTATCGCCATTAACTGTGGCGCATTGCCGGAACAACTGCTGGAGTCGGAGTTGTTTGGTCATGCCAAAGGGGCCTTTACCGGTGCGGTCAGCAGCCGTGAAGGGCTGTTTCAGGCGGCGGCAGGCGGTACGCTGTTCCTTGATGAGATTGGCGATATGCCACTTTCATTACAGGTGAAGCTGCTGCGAGTACTGCAGGAGCGTAAAGTGCGCCCACTTGGCAGTAACCGCGATCTGGATATTGACGTACGTATCATTTCCGCAACCCATCGGGATTTACCCAAGGCGATGGCGAAGAATGAGTTCCGTGAGGATCTCTACTACCGCCTGAACGTGGTAAACCTGAAGATACCGGCACTCAACGAACGTGCGGAAGATATCCCGCTGTTGGCCAACCACCTGTTGCGTGAATCGGCACAGCGCCATAAACCTTTTGTTCGCAGTTTTTCCTCCGACGCGATGAAGCGCCTGATGACCGCCAGTTGGCCAGGCAACGTTCGCCAGTTGGTGAACGTCATCGAACAGTGTGTCGCGTTAACCTCGGCACCGGTAATCGGTGAGGCGCTGGTTGAACAGGCGTTGGAAGGTGAGAACACTGCGCTGCCGACTTTTGTCGAGGCACGCAATCAGTTTGAATTACACTATTTGCGTAAGCTGTTGCAGATCACCAAGGGCAACGTCACCCAGGCTGCGCGCATGGCGGGCCGTAATCGTACTGAATTCTATAAATTATTGTCGCGCCATGAGCTGGACGCCAATGATTTTAAAGAATGA